From the genome of Pseudobacteriovorax antillogorgiicola, one region includes:
- a CDS encoding TolC family protein, whose translation MKYFFGLLVVLSYGSHGFSLTLDEAVQKGLATSEDLTIRKLEIDLYKENLSEIQSTLYPKISGSAQFMHYLEKPVITIPEGTLPAELPFSVPDEIPIAQDYAGEASLTVQQVIYTFGAISKGIEAARQSINLGKTVEESAQDDLREAIKNAYFDALAADRALQIARDSLKNAKESEALLSQGVRGGRSSQSDLIRIRSDIQIRRPAVTQKKLQRDLAYDYLRFLIGAKKDEPLKLSEKLQVSRKVPTSSELESKMIANQPKLKALQQKADLFRASAAATEASFNPTLAAFGNLTVNAQSEDINADNLQTVSAIGLQLNFKLYDGGTNSSQKQQQMIESKKAEQELKLSSRQLKLGLNRALASVNTLKEILAEIDQALTLADRSYKISLKRFRVGQTTPLELNDVERSLTQLKETRLDALLKLNKAYVTIEKLTGVAI comes from the coding sequence ATGAAGTATTTTTTCGGATTGTTGGTCGTGTTGAGCTACGGCTCCCACGGTTTCTCTTTGACCCTCGACGAGGCCGTGCAGAAGGGTCTTGCCACTAGTGAAGACCTTACCATAAGGAAGCTAGAAATTGATCTCTATAAGGAAAACCTCAGCGAGATCCAAAGCACCCTGTACCCCAAGATCAGCGGTAGCGCCCAATTCATGCACTATCTGGAAAAGCCAGTCATAACGATTCCCGAAGGCACCCTACCCGCCGAGTTACCATTTTCAGTTCCCGATGAGATTCCCATTGCCCAGGATTATGCGGGTGAAGCCTCCCTTACCGTACAGCAAGTGATTTATACTTTTGGTGCGATATCAAAAGGGATTGAAGCTGCTCGTCAAAGCATTAATCTCGGCAAGACTGTAGAAGAGTCTGCGCAAGACGATCTTCGCGAGGCGATCAAGAACGCCTACTTTGATGCTCTAGCGGCAGATAGAGCCCTGCAAATCGCCCGAGACTCACTAAAAAATGCTAAAGAGAGCGAGGCTTTGCTGAGCCAAGGGGTTCGCGGCGGACGGTCTTCGCAATCAGATCTGATTCGAATTCGTTCCGATATCCAGATTCGCCGACCTGCAGTGACGCAAAAGAAACTACAACGAGACTTAGCCTATGACTACCTCCGGTTTCTTATTGGAGCCAAAAAAGATGAGCCGCTCAAGCTAAGTGAGAAGCTACAAGTCTCCAGAAAAGTTCCCACCTCATCTGAACTAGAAAGTAAGATGATTGCGAACCAACCAAAATTGAAGGCACTACAACAAAAAGCTGATCTTTTTCGAGCGTCTGCAGCTGCTACCGAGGCTAGTTTTAACCCGACTCTCGCAGCATTCGGCAACCTCACTGTCAATGCACAATCAGAAGATATCAATGCAGATAACTTGCAGACAGTTTCAGCCATCGGCCTACAGTTGAACTTCAAGCTCTACGACGGTGGTACCAATTCATCCCAAAAACAGCAGCAGATGATCGAATCCAAAAAGGCTGAGCAAGAGTTGAAACTAAGCTCAAGACAGCTGAAACTCGGTCTGAATAGAGCCTTAGCATCGGTTAACACTTTAAAAGAAATTCTTGCCGAAATCGACCAGGCTCTCACCCTAGCAGATCGATCTTATAAGATTTCACTAAAGCGATTTCGAGTTGGTCAAACCACGCCTTTAGAGCTTAATGATGTTGAACGGAGTCTGACTCAGCTCAAAGAAACACGC